Proteins encoded by one window of Nicotiana tomentosiformis unplaced genomic scaffold, ASM39032v3 Un00151, whole genome shotgun sequence:
- the LOC104089591 gene encoding 3-ketoacyl-CoA synthase 20-like, translating to MAENSRNGEIHSNLPNFLLSVRLKYVKLGYHYLISNAIYLLIVPILVAIGLHLSTLTLEDLITNLAMLKSYSTLVVFLATLYFMSRPRNVYLIDFACYKPHERYMISKERLVEKLAGIFDEDSLNFQKKILERSGLSDKTYIPVDKWIPSNFSLSSNQHQAKLVIVGAIDNLLAKTGVKIREIGIVIVNSSMFNPTPSLSAMIVNHYKLGVNVITYNLGGMGCSAGLISVDLANRLLQGQANTYALIVSTEVVSAAFYTGKDKSKLIPNMIFRMGASAILLSNRFSDRWRSKYQLMHVVRTHKGADDRAFGCVYQDEEEDGKKGMSLSKDLMAVAGEALKTNITTLGPLVLPMSEQLLFFASLVARNVFKRKIKPYIPDFKMAFEHFCIHAGGRAVLDELQKNLDLSEVLMEPSRMTLYRFGNTSSSSVWYNLAYSEAKGRIKKGDRAWQIGFGSGFKCNSAVWRALRNVDAATEKNAWTDEIEDFPVQIPC from the exons ATGGCAGAAAATTCTCGGAATGGAGAAATCCATTCAAATCTACCCAATTTTCTTCTTTCTGTTAGACTTAAATATGTAAAACTTGGATACCATTACCTAATATCAAATGCAATTTATCTTCTCATTGTTCCAATTCTTGTTGCTATTGGACTTCATCTTTCAACTCTTACACTTGAAGATCTCATTACAAATCTAGCAATGTTGAAATCTTATTCAACACTTGTTGTTTTTTTAGCCACATTATATTTCATGAGTCGTCCAAGAAATGTTTACTTAATTGATTTTGCATGTTACAAACCACATGAACGTTATATGATATCTAAAGAACGTTTAGTAGAGAAATTAGCAGGCATTTTTGATGAAGATAGTTTgaattttcaaaagaaaatattGGAAAGGTCAGGTTTAAGTGATAAGACTTATATACCAGTAGATAAATGGATTCCATCAAATTTTTCCCTTAGTAGTAACCAACATCAAGCTAAATTGGTTATTGTTGGTGCCATTGACAATCTGTTGGCGAAAACAGGAGTGAAAATCCGAGAGATTGGGATTGTTATTGTTAATTCTAGTATGTTTAATCCAACACCTTCTCTTTCTGCTATGATTGTCAACCATTATAAGCTTGGAGTTAATGTGATTACCTATAATCTTGGAGGCATGGGTTGTAGTGCTGGACTTATTTCTGTGGACCTAGCTAATCGGCTTTTACAG GGGCAAGCAAACACCTATGCACTTATAGTAAGCACGGAAGTAGTCTCAGCGGCCTTCTACACGGGGAAAGACAAATCAAAGCTAATACCAAATATGATTTTCCGGATGGGTGCATCTGCTATTCTCCTTTCGAACCGTTTCTCGGATCGTTGGCGCTCAAAATATCAACTGATGCACGTTGTCCGCACCCATAAAGGTGCAGACGACAGAGCATTCGGTTGCGTCTACCAAGATGAGGAAGAGGATGGGAAAAAAGGCATGTCATTGTCAAAAGACTTAATGGCAGTAGCTGGTGAGGCCTTAAaaacaaatattacaactttGGGCCCTCTAGTCCTCCCAATGTCCGAGCAGCTCCTCTTTTTCGCCTCTTTAGTCGCGAGAAATGTCtttaaaaggaaaataaaacCATATATCCCTGATTTCAAGATGGCGTTCGAGCATTTTTGCATTCATGCAGGAGGGAGGGCCGTGTTGGACGAACTTCAGAAGAATCTTGATCTCTCAGAAGTACTTATGGAACCTTCTAGAATGACACTTTATAGGTTCGGAAACACTTCAAGTAGCTCAGTGTGGTATAATTTGGCCTATTCCGAGGCCAAAGGGAGGATAAAGAAGGGTGACAGAGCATGGCAAATAGGTTTTGGCTCAGGATTCAAATGTAACAGTGCTGTTTGGCGCGCGCTAAGGAATGTTGATGCAGCCACTGAAAAGAACGCGTGGACGGATGAGATTGAGGATTTCCCTGTTCAAATCCCATGTTGA